A stretch of Castanea sativa cultivar Marrone di Chiusa Pesio chromosome 2, ASM4071231v1 DNA encodes these proteins:
- the LOC142623404 gene encoding uncharacterized protein LOC142623404 → MSATARLSARLAWRETRGNGSVVGGGLRKSTPPISNIPKFGLIRPAAGLFFQAARFFFQAARFALWFSKYKGYFQGGAKIFVLGLSTYCFSQISKLGSLEQKVEQIDRNVDIVHGGINIIIADLAEIKGRMDAVIATRATIAANPWL, encoded by the exons ATGTCTGCTACTGCTCGGTTGTCCGCTCGATTGGCGTGGAGGGAAACCAGAGGAAATGGCTCAGTTGTTGGTGGAGGCCTCCGGAAAAGTACTCCTCCAATTAGCAACATTCCAAAATTCGGTCTCATTAG GCCTGCTGCTGGTCTTTTCTTTCAAGCTGCTCGTTTTTTCTTTCAAGCTGCTCGTTTTGCATTGTGGTTCTCCAAATATAAGGGTTACTTTCAGGGTGGAGCCAAGATTTTTGTTCTTGGACTTTCTACCTACTGCTTTTCCCAAATTTCCAAGCTGGGAAGTCTGGAGCAGAAAGTTGAACAGATTGATCGTAACGTGGACATTGTTCATGGGGGAATCAACATTATCATTGCTGATTTGGCAGAGATAAAGGGAAGGATGGATGCTGTCATTGCGACCAGGGCAACCATTGCAGCAAATCCATGGCTGTAA